From the Salmo trutta chromosome 30, fSalTru1.1, whole genome shotgun sequence genome, one window contains:
- the LOC115168448 gene encoding uncharacterized protein LOC115168448 isoform X2 — MDTRPYETTQGKSSTMPHRECNEESRDKRPRKGPIKHVTAEEKRPLRRMRSPPRHRITGSFRQRFGGRFNRPRFIRDDHSFQKPRFSFGFQRYHSFTPRPRFHWRDQSGPPVLPGTPQDPSGPNSQYSDQRNMDRNSPAKSSPKGHTSALRSSAGASREEKQPVSFTVAQKKERSHSREGERERDRELPSTVSRAAARNRTIQQKRKEIEQVYRQDCDTFGVVVKMLIAKDPSLERPIQSSLQENLREIGLRCVEAMQEFIEEYDSREPSTVIRTHAPLS, encoded by the exons ATGGATACACGGCCATACGAGACAACGCAGGGCAAG AGCTCCACCATGCCACACAGAGAATGCAATGAAGAGTCACGTGACAAGAGGCCACGCAAGGGACCTATCAAACATGTCACTGCG GAGGAGAAACGACCTTTGAGAAGAATGAGAAGTCCGCCTAGACACAGAATAACTGGTTCGTTTAGGCAGAGGTTTGGAGGAAGATTCAACAGACCACG ATTCATAAGGGACGATCATTCATTCCAGAAGCCCCGCTTCAGTTTTGGGTTCCAGAGATACCACTCCTTTACCCCCCGCCCACGGTTTCACTGGAGAGACCAGTCCGGTCCCCCTGTGCTCCCAGGCACACCACAAGACCCATCAGGCCCCAACAGCCAGTACAGTGACCAGAGGAACATGGACAGGAACTCCCCCGCCAAGTCCTCACCTAAAGGACACACCA GTGCTCTCAGGTCTTCTGCAGGCGCCAGCAGAGAGGAGAAGCAGCCTGTGTCGTTCACA GTGGCTCAAAAGAAGGAGCGATctcacagcagagagggagaaagagagagggatagagagctcCCCTCCACGGTGAGCAGGGCCGCAGCACGAAACAGAACCATCCAACAGAAGAGGAAAGAAATAGAACAG GTGTACCGTCAGGACTGTGACACGTTTGGTGTGGTGGTGAAGATGCTGATAGCCAAAGACCCCTCCCTGGAGCGGCCCATCCAGTCGTCTCTACAGGAGAACCTCAGGGAGATTGGCCTGCGCTGCGTAGAGGCCATGCAAGAGTTCATTGAGGAGTATGACTCCAGGGAACCATCCACAGTGATACGCACACACGCACCTTTGTCTTAA
- the LOC115168448 gene encoding uncharacterized protein LOC115168448 isoform X1, whose amino-acid sequence MDTRPYETTQGKSSTMPHRECNEESRDKRPRKGPIKHVTAEEKRPLRRMRSPPRHRITGSFRQRFGGRFNRPRFIRDDHSFQKPRFSFGFQRYHSFTPRPRFHWRDQSGPPVLPGTPQDPSGPNSQYSDQRNMDRNSPAKSSPKGHTISCNVSAQTAVLWRGVGVGALRSSAGASREEKQPVSFTVAQKKERSHSREGERERDRELPSTVSRAAARNRTIQQKRKEIEQVYRQDCDTFGVVVKMLIAKDPSLERPIQSSLQENLREIGLRCVEAMQEFIEEYDSREPSTVIRTHAPLS is encoded by the exons ATGGATACACGGCCATACGAGACAACGCAGGGCAAG AGCTCCACCATGCCACACAGAGAATGCAATGAAGAGTCACGTGACAAGAGGCCACGCAAGGGACCTATCAAACATGTCACTGCG GAGGAGAAACGACCTTTGAGAAGAATGAGAAGTCCGCCTAGACACAGAATAACTGGTTCGTTTAGGCAGAGGTTTGGAGGAAGATTCAACAGACCACG ATTCATAAGGGACGATCATTCATTCCAGAAGCCCCGCTTCAGTTTTGGGTTCCAGAGATACCACTCCTTTACCCCCCGCCCACGGTTTCACTGGAGAGACCAGTCCGGTCCCCCTGTGCTCCCAGGCACACCACAAGACCCATCAGGCCCCAACAGCCAGTACAGTGACCAGAGGAACATGGACAGGAACTCCCCCGCCAAGTCCTCACCTAAAGGACACACCA TCAGCTGCAATGTCTCTGCGCAGACTGCAGTACTCTGgaggggtgtgggtgtgg GTGCTCTCAGGTCTTCTGCAGGCGCCAGCAGAGAGGAGAAGCAGCCTGTGTCGTTCACA GTGGCTCAAAAGAAGGAGCGATctcacagcagagagggagaaagagagagggatagagagctcCCCTCCACGGTGAGCAGGGCCGCAGCACGAAACAGAACCATCCAACAGAAGAGGAAAGAAATAGAACAG GTGTACCGTCAGGACTGTGACACGTTTGGTGTGGTGGTGAAGATGCTGATAGCCAAAGACCCCTCCCTGGAGCGGCCCATCCAGTCGTCTCTACAGGAGAACCTCAGGGAGATTGGCCTGCGCTGCGTAGAGGCCATGCAAGAGTTCATTGAGGAGTATGACTCCAGGGAACCATCCACAGTGATACGCACACACGCACCTTTGTCTTAA
- the LOC115168448 gene encoding uncharacterized protein LOC115168448 isoform X3 yields MRSPPRHRITGSFRQRFGGRFNRPRFIRDDHSFQKPRFSFGFQRYHSFTPRPRFHWRDQSGPPVLPGTPQDPSGPNSQYSDQRNMDRNSPAKSSPKGHTISCNVSAQTAVLWRGVGVGALRSSAGASREEKQPVSFTVAQKKERSHSREGERERDRELPSTVSRAAARNRTIQQKRKEIEQVYRQDCDTFGVVVKMLIAKDPSLERPIQSSLQENLREIGLRCVEAMQEFIEEYDSREPSTVIRTHAPLS; encoded by the exons ATGAGAAGTCCGCCTAGACACAGAATAACTGGTTCGTTTAGGCAGAGGTTTGGAGGAAGATTCAACAGACCACG ATTCATAAGGGACGATCATTCATTCCAGAAGCCCCGCTTCAGTTTTGGGTTCCAGAGATACCACTCCTTTACCCCCCGCCCACGGTTTCACTGGAGAGACCAGTCCGGTCCCCCTGTGCTCCCAGGCACACCACAAGACCCATCAGGCCCCAACAGCCAGTACAGTGACCAGAGGAACATGGACAGGAACTCCCCCGCCAAGTCCTCACCTAAAGGACACACCA TCAGCTGCAATGTCTCTGCGCAGACTGCAGTACTCTGgaggggtgtgggtgtgg GTGCTCTCAGGTCTTCTGCAGGCGCCAGCAGAGAGGAGAAGCAGCCTGTGTCGTTCACA GTGGCTCAAAAGAAGGAGCGATctcacagcagagagggagaaagagagagggatagagagctcCCCTCCACGGTGAGCAGGGCCGCAGCACGAAACAGAACCATCCAACAGAAGAGGAAAGAAATAGAACAG GTGTACCGTCAGGACTGTGACACGTTTGGTGTGGTGGTGAAGATGCTGATAGCCAAAGACCCCTCCCTGGAGCGGCCCATCCAGTCGTCTCTACAGGAGAACCTCAGGGAGATTGGCCTGCGCTGCGTAGAGGCCATGCAAGAGTTCATTGAGGAGTATGACTCCAGGGAACCATCCACAGTGATACGCACACACGCACCTTTGTCTTAA
- the LOC115168450 gene encoding prickle-like protein 2 yields MSLEMEKSVTKLMYDFQGNSTSDDDSGCALEEYAWAPPGLSPEQVHQYYGSLPEDRVPYVNSPGEKHRIKQLIHQLPPHDNEVRYCNTLDDEEKRELKLFSNQRKRDNLGRGNVRPFPLSISGAICEQCGGQINGRDIVVFASRAGHGLVWHPHCFVCCMCEELLVDLIYFHQEGKIYCGRHHAERLKPRCCACDEVSTPGLRGLGWWGVGWVSWSSAGDEV; encoded by the exons ATGTCTCTGGAGATGGAGAAGAGTGTCACTAAGTTGATGTATGACTTCCAGGGGAACTCTACCTCTGACGACGACTCAGGCTGCGCACTGGAGGAATACGCCTGGGCGCCCCCTGGTCTCAGCCCTGAGCAG GTGCATCAGTACTACGGTTCTCTACCTGAGGACAGGGTGCCGTATGTGAACAGCCCAGGAGAGAAGCACCGCATCAAACAGCTAATTCACCAGCTGCCCCCGCACGACAACGAG GTCCGATACTGCAACACGCTGGACGACGAGGAGAAGAGGGAGCTCAAGCTCTTCAGTaaccagagaaagagggacaaccTGGGAAGAGGCAATGTCCGCCCCTTCCCGTTGTCCATCAGTGGGGCCATCTGTGAACAG tgtgggGGCCAGATAAATGGACGGGACATTGTGGTGTTTGCATCGCGGGCAGGCCACGGCCTGGTGTGGCACCCTCACTGCTTCGTGTGCTGCATGTGTGAGGAGCTCCTGGTGGACCTCATCTACTTCCACCAAGAAGGGAAGATCTACTGCGGCCGGCACCATGCTGAGAGGCTCAAACCCCGCTGCTGTGCCTGTGATGAGGTAAGCACGCCTGGGCTCAGAGGGCTGGGGTGGTGGGGGGTCGGCTGGGTTAGCTGGAGCTCAGCGGGAGATGAGGTTTAA